In Leptospira perdikensis, a single genomic region encodes these proteins:
- a CDS encoding glycine--tRNA ligase, which translates to MAQPKEKEEQSLKPIVAVSKRRGFVFPGSEIYGGLSNTFDYGPNGIEVLNNLKRLWWEYFVHRRDDVLGLDSSILLHPRVWEASGHISNFNDPLMDCKKCKTRIRVDKFLEDKEGEGAATGKSLEELTNTIRDKAYACPTCGTTGSFTDARQFNLMFKTSHGASEEGATDIYLRPETAQGIFINFKNVTQIARKKVPFGIAQIGKSFRNEIMARQFIFRTREFEQMEMEFFCEPGTQKEWFKYWVDYCMDWLVNVVGLKKENLRVREHEKEELSFYSDSTSDIEYKYPFGWGELWGVASRTDYDLTQHEKFSSEDLKYHDLDHKKKYLPYVVEPALGLNRLFLAVLCDAYEEEKLEKDEIRTVLRFGKRVSPMKVAIFPLMKKDGLDSKAKEIYADLRNHWYVDYDDSGAIGKRYRRHDEIGTPFCITVDYDTMSDGTVTIRERDSMKQERIPLTEIKSYLINRMV; encoded by the coding sequence ATGGCACAGCCGAAAGAGAAAGAAGAGCAGTCGCTCAAACCCATAGTTGCAGTCTCCAAAAGAAGGGGCTTTGTTTTCCCAGGATCCGAAATTTACGGAGGCCTCTCCAATACATTTGACTATGGTCCGAACGGAATTGAAGTATTAAACAATCTAAAACGACTTTGGTGGGAATACTTTGTTCATAGACGGGACGATGTTTTGGGACTCGATTCCTCCATCCTCCTCCACCCCCGAGTTTGGGAAGCTTCTGGCCATATATCCAATTTTAACGATCCGCTGATGGACTGCAAAAAATGTAAAACACGGATCCGTGTGGATAAGTTTTTGGAAGATAAGGAAGGTGAAGGGGCAGCGACTGGAAAAAGTTTAGAAGAACTAACCAATACCATCCGAGACAAAGCTTACGCCTGCCCTACTTGTGGAACTACGGGAAGTTTTACCGATGCTCGCCAATTCAACTTGATGTTCAAAACCTCTCACGGTGCTTCCGAAGAAGGAGCTACAGATATCTACCTTCGTCCAGAAACCGCACAAGGGATTTTTATTAATTTCAAAAATGTAACCCAGATTGCTCGGAAGAAAGTTCCCTTTGGAATTGCCCAAATCGGAAAGTCTTTTCGTAACGAAATCATGGCTCGGCAATTTATCTTTCGTACCCGTGAGTTCGAACAAATGGAAATGGAATTTTTCTGCGAACCAGGGACGCAGAAAGAATGGTTCAAGTATTGGGTGGACTACTGTATGGACTGGCTTGTCAATGTGGTAGGCCTTAAAAAAGAAAACTTACGTGTGAGAGAACATGAAAAGGAAGAACTTTCTTTTTATAGTGATTCCACAAGTGATATCGAATACAAATATCCATTTGGTTGGGGGGAACTTTGGGGTGTAGCGTCAAGGACCGATTATGACCTCACACAACACGAAAAGTTTTCTTCCGAAGATTTGAAATATCATGATTTAGATCATAAGAAAAAATACCTTCCTTATGTTGTAGAACCAGCCCTCGGTCTCAACCGACTTTTCCTAGCGGTTTTATGTGATGCCTACGAAGAAGAAAAATTAGAAAAAGATGAAATTCGTACTGTCCTTCGTTTTGGAAAACGTGTGAGCCCAATGAAAGTGGCTATTTTTCCTTTGATGAAAAAAGACGGACTCGATTCCAAAGCCAAAGAAATTTATGCGGACCTTCGTAACCATTGGTATGTCGATTACGATGATAGTGGTGCTATTGGAAAACGTTACCGTCGTCATGACGAAATCGGAACTCCATTTTGTATCACAGTGGATTACGATACCATGAGTGATGGAACCGTCACTATTCGGGAAAGAGACTCGATGAAACAAGAAAGGATCCCTCTTACCGAAATCAAATCTTACCTCATTAACAGAATGGTGTAG
- a CDS encoding energy transducer TonB — protein sequence MDSANSNQLSPWAKKSLTFFLWMSPLFSLGPFLAFGVLFAFPGEFRLRLRALAVIAVYILSWIVFYPIELLHRSGMEWERVINEYLAKDSASLQLKCGFVILCFLLFLTNYIHSRSRNQKRESIRQAKLQSQNPHVTIRTEMRIRDAKFDTVLFVILLGLLLNFGFQYISEKLHPNKSLSPLAPLVDVYQFVFNYSISLCILLFSFNRNKIPSLIAKPYLRYMEGVRIRERWKAAVVSQSRFPFRLELIVKQKAKFRDSILPGFGHIYVYEYWRGFPILFLTLLLFLFSAVWVFSYISPIFGIQFLAGFGLKPGVPDKDFFISSQNIAYAVFSVLALVGVYFYSSYLLEKSFSLENLGVKEDKIGESEPFFKPGLRKGFRNVLPLSLLFHLILISLVFLIPITLQRGKKKEQSSQKNDHFRPEKMEFYFIDPNVPDDTKGLNGGVVTGNETENKEKGEKISNEKVADNGPVKGYIKKIRGKKVPPTYSNYISAKMRVPESYMDYWAKAPHPYSSVVAYTITQDGDVVDVELVEASDYPDQDLRTLQLVESLGPLMAPPGTKNDIRVTELFWNGPIDPEFVPTPLQKEMINLFDGRYMEELPE from the coding sequence ATGGATTCGGCAAATTCTAACCAACTCTCTCCCTGGGCTAAAAAATCCTTAACTTTCTTCCTTTGGATGTCCCCTTTATTTTCTCTTGGACCGTTTTTGGCCTTTGGTGTCCTTTTTGCCTTTCCAGGCGAATTCCGACTCAGGCTTCGGGCCTTAGCTGTCATTGCCGTATACATCCTCTCTTGGATTGTATTTTATCCAATTGAACTCCTTCACAGGTCAGGAATGGAATGGGAAAGGGTCATCAATGAATATCTCGCTAAGGATTCCGCGAGCCTTCAGCTGAAGTGTGGATTTGTGATTCTTTGTTTCCTACTTTTTCTAACCAACTACATCCATAGCCGAAGTCGTAACCAAAAAAGGGAATCCATTCGTCAGGCAAAACTCCAATCCCAAAATCCTCATGTTACCATTCGCACGGAAATGCGGATTCGAGATGCCAAGTTTGATACAGTGTTATTTGTGATACTTCTTGGTCTCCTCCTCAATTTTGGATTTCAATACATCTCCGAAAAATTACATCCGAATAAATCCCTTTCCCCACTGGCACCACTCGTGGATGTTTATCAATTTGTATTTAATTATTCTATATCTCTTTGTATTTTGCTTTTTAGTTTTAACAGAAACAAAATTCCATCTCTCATTGCAAAACCTTATCTACGTTATATGGAGGGGGTTCGCATTCGAGAAAGATGGAAGGCGGCGGTAGTTTCGCAAAGTAGATTCCCGTTTCGTTTGGAATTGATAGTAAAACAAAAAGCTAAATTCCGAGATAGTATCCTACCTGGTTTTGGACATATATATGTTTATGAATACTGGCGTGGGTTCCCCATTTTATTTTTAACGTTACTTTTGTTTTTGTTTTCGGCTGTCTGGGTTTTTTCTTATATAAGCCCCATATTTGGAATTCAATTTTTAGCAGGTTTTGGATTGAAACCCGGAGTTCCCGATAAAGATTTTTTTATCTCTTCACAAAATATTGCTTATGCGGTGTTTTCTGTTTTGGCATTGGTTGGGGTTTACTTTTATTCGTCTTATTTACTCGAAAAATCTTTTAGTTTAGAAAATTTAGGAGTTAAGGAAGACAAAATTGGTGAGTCAGAACCTTTCTTCAAACCGGGATTACGTAAAGGATTTCGAAACGTATTACCACTTTCCTTACTCTTTCATTTGATTTTGATATCTCTTGTTTTTTTGATTCCTATCACACTCCAACGTGGTAAAAAGAAAGAACAGTCTTCCCAAAAAAATGACCATTTTCGCCCAGAGAAAATGGAGTTCTATTTTATCGATCCTAATGTTCCGGATGATACGAAAGGGCTGAATGGGGGAGTGGTCACAGGGAATGAAACAGAAAACAAGGAAAAAGGGGAAAAAATCTCCAACGAAAAAGTAGCGGACAATGGCCCAGTCAAAGGCTACATCAAAAAGATTCGTGGCAAAAAAGTTCCGCCAACTTATTCAAATTATATTTCCGCAAAAATGCGAGTTCCCGAAAGTTATATGGATTATTGGGCTAAAGCACCACATCCATATTCCTCAGTAGTTGCCTATACAATTACGCAAGATGGGGATGTGGTAGATGTAGAACTTGTGGAAGCTTCCGATTATCCAGACCAAGATTTAAGAACCTTACAACTGGTAGAGAGTTTAGGCCCACTTATGGCACCACCCGGAACCAAAAACGATATTCGTGTTACAGAACTTTTTTGGAATGGACCTATCGATCCAGAATTTGTTCCCACTCCACTCCAGAAGGAAATGATCAACTTATTTGACGGCCGTTATATGGAAGAGTTACCTGAATGA
- a CDS encoding PrsW family glutamic-type intramembrane protease, translating into MKEVGTIDYLIGALTVIPWAVVIWKAYKPKKGWQEVIGVLLALFFGWLSTDLILRLHPILWPEADFTPKKKVSMLTQTAHLAFIQAGITEETFKIFFILVLSFVLGYDKKTKTFSPRVVLFGSFVAMGFSFVENTHYIAREPDEKKLDLFFARTIHSSNIHLLINLCFALFLLKSNTKTEPTNKRMYVVFGFVLAVLQHGVVDFLLIPGSTIGLWVATSLFVGIWVWVVNDWRELVRQKTNEPMEITVDLQEVK; encoded by the coding sequence ATGAAAGAAGTTGGTACTATTGATTATTTGATTGGTGCTCTGACGGTAATTCCTTGGGCTGTTGTGATTTGGAAAGCTTACAAACCTAAAAAAGGTTGGCAGGAAGTGATTGGAGTTCTTTTGGCATTGTTCTTTGGTTGGTTGTCAACGGATCTTATCCTCCGACTCCATCCTATCCTTTGGCCGGAAGCCGATTTTACACCAAAGAAAAAAGTAAGTATGCTCACCCAAACAGCTCACTTGGCTTTTATTCAAGCGGGAATCACCGAAGAAACATTTAAAATATTTTTCATTCTGGTTTTGTCTTTTGTATTAGGTTATGATAAAAAAACAAAAACCTTCTCTCCTCGAGTTGTATTGTTTGGTTCCTTTGTTGCTATGGGATTTTCGTTTGTTGAAAATACGCATTACATTGCTAGAGAACCTGACGAAAAAAAATTAGATCTCTTCTTCGCACGGACCATTCACTCATCTAATATACATTTGCTGATCAATCTTTGTTTTGCATTGTTTCTTTTGAAAAGTAATACTAAAACAGAACCAACAAATAAACGAATGTATGTTGTTTTTGGTTTTGTGTTGGCAGTGTTGCAACATGGGGTGGTTGATTTTCTTTTGATTCCTGGATCTACCATTGGGCTTTGGGTTGCCACTTCTCTTTTTGTGGGAATTTGGGTTTGGGTTGTGAATGATTGGCGAGAACTGGTTCGGCAAAAAACAAACGAACCAATGGAAATCACTGTAGATTTACAGGAAGTAAAATGA
- a CDS encoding GyrI-like domain-containing protein produces the protein MSEVTEPLVKTEKFTVMGLRIRTSNAPGDADIQIPAVYSRFYKEDIPKQMELLRKFDPLFAVYFNYASDENGAYDFLLGYSVDPKTKLLPGMEMVSVGTQNGRYFHIEPGAPEEVVPKFWAEIWNHPEIPKIRTYQMDWEEYSEAGIRVFLSTK, from the coding sequence ATGTCTGAAGTGACAGAGCCATTGGTCAAAACAGAAAAATTCACGGTGATGGGGCTTCGCATTCGAACTTCCAACGCACCGGGTGATGCTGACATTCAAATTCCCGCAGTGTATTCGCGGTTTTATAAAGAAGACATTCCGAAACAAATGGAACTGTTACGAAAGTTTGACCCACTTTTTGCGGTGTATTTCAATTACGCATCAGATGAAAACGGAGCCTATGATTTTCTGTTAGGTTATTCTGTAGATCCGAAAACAAAATTACTTCCAGGAATGGAAATGGTATCTGTTGGAACACAAAACGGCCGTTACTTTCACATAGAACCTGGAGCTCCAGAAGAAGTAGTTCCTAAGTTTTGGGCCGAAATTTGGAACCATCCCGAAATTCCAAAAATCAGAACTTACCAAATGGATTGGGAAGAATATTCCGAAGCAGGGATTCGAGTATTTTTATCTACAAAGTAG
- a CDS encoding VOC family protein: MTKSKLLEMHNVGIVVESLDKAVSFFEEIGLTLEGRMVVAGEWAGQVTGLGNQEVEIAMMVTPDGHTRLELSKFLSPKTIADHRTAPVNSLGYLRIMFRVDNLDELLSRLTKYGAKIVGEVVQFENIYRLCYIRGVEGLLIGLAEQLGSQTATDILENT; this comes from the coding sequence ATGACAAAAAGTAAACTACTAGAAATGCACAATGTGGGTATCGTTGTTGAGTCCCTCGACAAGGCCGTTTCTTTTTTCGAAGAAATAGGACTTACTCTAGAAGGGCGAATGGTAGTCGCAGGGGAATGGGCTGGGCAAGTTACGGGACTCGGAAATCAGGAAGTTGAGATTGCGATGATGGTAACTCCCGATGGACATACCCGACTAGAACTTTCAAAGTTTCTTTCTCCTAAGACGATCGCTGATCACAGAACAGCTCCAGTCAACTCTCTTGGTTATCTACGAATCATGTTCCGAGTTGACAACTTAGATGAATTGTTATCTCGCCTAACGAAATATGGCGCAAAAATCGTGGGAGAGGTGGTACAATTTGAAAATATATACCGACTCTGTTACATTCGTGGGGTGGAGGGACTTCTGATCGGACTTGCGGAACAACTCGGCTCTCAAACAGCTACCGACATTTTGGAAAACACCTGA
- a CDS encoding TetR/AcrR family transcriptional regulator: MAVKKRNQDKGTTPYHHGDLRPALIIAARNLLQKQGIESLSLRSIASAIGVTHMAPYAHFKGKQELLQAVAASGYDELAAIMLAVQKNHSKVRGRLLAYYYGVEYIQFAIVNPNLYRLMLNQIDLEKKIGLESPDREIWVSSQRPFRLLYAAFANERVSKELAHARALGAWATVHGIASLAIDGHLVLPEGMDVIQLLKTTVSSSVDIG; encoded by the coding sequence ATGGCCGTGAAAAAACGAAATCAGGACAAAGGAACAACCCCCTACCATCATGGTGACCTTCGGCCCGCATTGATCATCGCTGCTCGCAATTTATTACAAAAACAAGGAATCGAATCCCTCTCTCTTCGTTCCATAGCCTCTGCCATCGGTGTCACTCATATGGCTCCTTATGCACATTTCAAAGGAAAACAAGAATTACTTCAGGCTGTGGCAGCTTCCGGATATGACGAATTGGCTGCCATCATGCTTGCGGTACAAAAAAATCATTCCAAAGTCCGTGGTCGTTTGTTGGCTTATTATTATGGTGTGGAATACATTCAGTTTGCGATCGTGAATCCAAACTTATACCGACTCATGCTAAACCAAATTGATTTAGAAAAAAAAATTGGATTAGAAAGTCCTGATAGGGAAATTTGGGTTAGTTCGCAACGCCCCTTTCGTCTGTTATATGCTGCCTTTGCAAATGAACGAGTGAGTAAAGAGTTGGCCCATGCTAGAGCTCTTGGTGCTTGGGCGACCGTTCATGGGATTGCTTCCTTGGCTATTGATGGACACTTGGTCCTTCCCGAAGGGATGGATGTAATCCAATTATTAAAAACAACTGTTAGTTCTTCAGTGGATATTGGCTGA
- a CDS encoding phytoene desaturase family protein codes for MSHYDTVVIGAGNAGLMAATRLQREGSKTLLLERHNVPGGCATSFVRGDFEFEVALHQLSGVGTESSPFIMRRVFEELGVLKKIELVQEEELYRIVMPGRLDVTLPADWTGLQLHLKSLFPGEEDSIERFFALSEAVVNEYYFVLPRIRLTNDEEKLRAKCPNFNAYGLRSTSDVLNEFFSNVDLINVITPYWSYVGIPTTELVFAEFIGMLYFYCVYKPWHIKGGSQMLSSALLSSFEEAGGEVRFHCAAEKILTENGAVRAVLLETGETVTCNAVVSNASPLITYHEMLDLETPPTSVLKDFKSRRMGVSAVCLYLGLDCSPEELGFTTASTFVMTTSNAEVTEDRMYTLDAPDWGMVTCYNFIDEELAPKGKAVVTLVALQYGEAWKDVPADKYIATKYEFGDKLITLVEQAYPNIREHIEKAEVATPMTMMRYLNTPGGAIYGFKQTLQDGSLMRESLDAIDGLYSASSWTSMGGFQPTYLNGYNTARKIIKRLKTRRKSVSSPK; via the coding sequence ATGTCTCATTATGACACAGTAGTCATCGGTGCCGGTAACGCTGGTTTGATGGCGGCCACTCGGCTGCAACGTGAAGGTTCAAAAACTTTGTTATTAGAAAGGCACAATGTTCCCGGGGGATGTGCTACCTCCTTTGTGAGAGGGGATTTTGAGTTTGAAGTTGCCCTTCACCAACTCAGTGGCGTTGGAACAGAATCGAGTCCGTTCATCATGCGCCGTGTTTTCGAGGAACTCGGTGTTCTAAAAAAAATTGAACTCGTCCAAGAAGAAGAACTTTATCGCATTGTTATGCCTGGTCGGTTAGATGTTACCTTACCTGCTGATTGGACGGGATTACAACTTCATTTAAAAAGTCTTTTCCCTGGAGAAGAAGATTCGATTGAAAGGTTTTTTGCCTTGAGTGAAGCCGTTGTGAATGAATATTATTTTGTTCTTCCGCGAATTCGACTAACGAACGATGAAGAAAAATTACGTGCGAAATGTCCAAATTTTAATGCTTATGGTCTACGCTCCACAAGTGATGTTTTAAATGAATTTTTTTCCAATGTAGATTTAATTAATGTAATAACACCATACTGGAGTTATGTGGGAATTCCAACAACAGAGTTGGTTTTTGCCGAATTTATCGGGATGTTGTATTTTTATTGTGTGTATAAACCTTGGCATATAAAAGGAGGATCTCAAATGCTTTCGAGTGCTCTTCTCTCTTCCTTTGAAGAGGCAGGAGGAGAAGTCCGATTTCACTGTGCCGCAGAAAAAATTTTGACAGAAAACGGCGCTGTACGTGCGGTTCTTCTGGAAACAGGGGAAACGGTTACTTGTAATGCCGTTGTGTCCAACGCAAGTCCACTGATTACCTATCACGAAATGCTTGACCTAGAAACTCCACCAACTTCTGTCTTAAAGGATTTTAAGTCCAGAAGAATGGGGGTTTCTGCTGTTTGCCTTTATTTGGGTTTAGATTGTTCCCCTGAAGAGCTTGGATTTACAACGGCATCCACCTTTGTGATGACTACTTCTAATGCAGAAGTCACTGAAGATCGAATGTATACTCTAGATGCTCCGGATTGGGGTATGGTTACTTGTTATAACTTTATTGATGAGGAATTGGCGCCTAAAGGGAAAGCAGTTGTCACTCTCGTAGCCTTACAATATGGGGAAGCATGGAAAGATGTTCCTGCAGATAAATATATTGCCACAAAATATGAGTTTGGTGATAAACTCATCACTCTTGTTGAGCAAGCATATCCGAATATTAGAGAACATATTGAAAAGGCAGAAGTAGCCACACCAATGACGATGATGCGTTATTTGAATACTCCAGGTGGAGCCATTTACGGATTCAAACAAACCTTGCAGGATGGTTCTCTTATGCGCGAATCTCTGGATGCCATAGACGGGCTTTATTCTGCGAGTAGTTGGACGAGTATGGGTGGATTTCAACCTACCTATTTGAATGGATACAATACTGCACGGAAAATAATAAAACGATTAAAAACTCGGCGCAAATCAGTAAGTAGCCCTAAGTAA
- a CDS encoding FAD-binding oxidoreductase produces the protein MAKKEEMESNGSNFQEQKGLVRRTINSLHPKRLRLHVKDIRIDTPSTKTLVMVSVDGKSLPPFQAGQYINLFVSLAGVSTARPYSISSSPTDLNSYELTIKRAEGGFVSPYLLDDVEVDQVFETTGPMGSFHHNPLFHGNDLVFIAGGSGIAPAMSMLKSILASSEPFRFHIIYSNSFENDVIFIDELRKLASLHSHFHLTEFLSRETSSDYKGYRGRLTLPVLHTLLSDAPSKMYYVCGPTPFNEHCADLLSQLGVKSGRILIESNGPPKMPERMSAWPKSVLPEDLVNVKVGDRSFQIKAGEPLLNSLERNGYFTENACRSGECSLCRVKLKKGEVFSPPEAKIRKSDKKFGWIHSCVAFPTTDIEIQL, from the coding sequence GTGGCAAAAAAAGAAGAGATGGAAAGTAATGGTTCCAACTTTCAAGAACAAAAAGGTTTGGTTCGCCGTACCATTAATAGCCTTCATCCGAAACGTCTCCGTTTGCATGTGAAAGATATTCGAATCGACACTCCGTCCACAAAAACCTTGGTAATGGTTTCTGTAGATGGCAAAAGTTTACCTCCGTTTCAAGCTGGTCAATACATCAATTTATTTGTATCTCTTGCTGGTGTTTCGACAGCAAGGCCGTATTCAATTTCATCCTCACCAACTGATCTCAACTCTTATGAGCTAACCATCAAACGAGCTGAAGGTGGGTTTGTGAGTCCCTATTTGCTGGATGATGTGGAAGTCGATCAGGTGTTTGAAACTACTGGACCTATGGGATCGTTCCACCATAATCCGTTATTTCACGGTAATGATTTAGTATTTATCGCAGGAGGTTCTGGTATTGCTCCTGCTATGAGTATGTTAAAATCTATATTGGCTTCCTCTGAACCATTCCGATTTCATATTATTTATTCTAATAGTTTCGAAAACGATGTCATCTTTATTGATGAACTAAGAAAATTAGCATCACTTCATAGTCATTTTCATTTAACTGAGTTTTTGTCGCGTGAAACAAGTTCCGACTACAAAGGGTATAGGGGACGATTGACTCTCCCCGTATTACATACATTACTTTCCGATGCGCCATCTAAGATGTATTATGTATGTGGCCCGACTCCTTTTAATGAACATTGTGCGGACCTGCTTTCTCAACTTGGTGTTAAATCCGGTCGTATTCTTATCGAAAGTAACGGACCACCCAAGATGCCTGAAAGAATGTCCGCTTGGCCGAAGTCAGTTCTTCCTGAAGACCTTGTAAACGTCAAAGTTGGGGATCGTTCTTTCCAAATAAAAGCTGGGGAGCCACTTCTGAATAGCCTTGAACGGAACGGATATTTTACCGAAAATGCATGCCGATCGGGAGAATGTAGTCTTTGTCGAGTGAAACTGAAAAAAGGAGAGGTATTCAGTCCACCCGAAGCAAAAATTAGAAAGTCTGATAAAAAGTTTGGTTGGATTCATTCCTGTGTTGCCTTCCCAACAACAGATATAGAAATCCAATTGTAA